One Drosophila willistoni isolate 14030-0811.24 chromosome 2R unlocalized genomic scaffold, UCI_dwil_1.1 Seg167, whole genome shotgun sequence DNA segment encodes these proteins:
- the LOC26528970 gene encoding uncharacterized protein LOC26528970, with protein MASAALELSNSDIQGLCQKYLHQDDSTGFDIVSYKMKPTSDAPAGYLGSHFYLQVTLRLHDSNELKHLRFFSKMAPVGNESRMEYLEDFGVFQKEIAVYLHVLPDLQKVSGDVAPKCYYADKNILVFENLADQGYRMGSGRDGLLNYEHLLSCLKTLAALHAGSIIQEKRLGKNLIETHPKVVEENAYPSNKPPEHLRNVNFNNSCEVLKEFVKTIPKYQKKMKYILDNFTPRMSKMFELVKTSKKYQNALLHGDLWANNIMFQYGKYGETPLECRFVDFQLARYAPPASDLMTVLTIPTTSEFREKHMDELLVEYYRFMKEFLKRANLDINDIMPEQQYYESVEEYRILGLIESCLFCHLVMLPPSSTQKLTGSEEGFNDFFSRHRINICMEAFNTDELYRNRLVDMLQDFVDHFILSETN; from the coding sequence ATGGCATCGGCAGCACTTGAGTTGAGCAATAGCGACATACAGGGCTTATGCCAGAAGTATTTGCATCAGGATGACTCCACAGGCTTCGATATAGTCAGCTACAAAATGAAGCCCACCTCGGATGCTCCTGCTGGATATTTGGGTAGTCATTTCTATTTGCAAGTAACGCTCCGTCTACACGATTCCAATGAGTTGAAACACCTGCGCTTCTTCTCCAAGATGGCACCCGTGGGTAATGAGTCGCGTATGGAATATCTGGAGGATTTTGGAGTCTTTCAGAAGGAGATAGCTGTGTATCTGCATGTTCTGCCCGATCTACAAAAAGTCAGCGGTGATGTAGCCCCCAAATGCTATTATGCCGATAAGAATATTTTGGTTTTCGAGAATCTAGCCGATCAGGGTTATCGCATGGGTAGTGGACGAGATGGATTGCTCAACTATGAGCACTTGCTGTCATGTCTAAAGACATTGGCTGCCCTCCATGCCGGTTCCATTATCCAAGAGAAACGCTTGGGCAAGAATCTAATTGAAACTCATCCAAAAGTTGTCGAGGAAAATGCCTACCCCTCGAACAAGCCGCCAGAGCACTTGAGAAACGTAAATTTTAACAATTCGTGTGAAGTCCTTAAGGAGTTTGTGAAAACTATTCCCAAAtatcaaaagaaaatgaaatacatCTTGGACAACTTTACGCCACGAATGTCAAAGATGTTCGAATTGGTTAAGACATCCAAGAAATATCAAAACGCTCTGCTCCATGGTGATCTATGGGCAAACAATATAATGTTCCAATATGGCAAATACGGCGAAACTCCTTTGGAATGTCGTTTTGTGGATTTCCAATTGGCTCGCTATGCCCCACCAGCCTCAGATCTGATGACAGTTCTCACCATCCCAACCACAAGtgagtttcgcgagaagcatatgGACGAATTGTTGGTCGAGTACTATCGATTCATGAAGGAATTTTTGAAGCGTGCCAATTTGGATATTAACGACATTATGCCCGAACAGCAATACTATGAATCTGTTGAAGAATATCGCATTTTGGGCCTAATCGAAAGTTGTTTGTTCTGTCATTTGGTAATGTTACCACCGAGCTCTACACAAAAACTAACCGGCTCCGAGGAAGGTTTTAATGACTTCTTCAGTCGCCATCGTATTAATATCTGCATGGAAGCTTTCAATACCGATGAATTGTATAGAAATCGTCTTGTCGATATGTTGCAAGATTTTGTTGATCATTTTATATTGTCAGAGACAAACTAA
- the LOC6643761 gene encoding uncharacterized protein LOC6643761, translated as MSNASSLLDVLCSGSGARLALGTSVICYLIVYNEASATSLLFASLLATAYGALAARCKTSLRGIQYPFVRATNKFDFCCLFLAMWMDSLAVMCACGALARTLSSCLDVMTGGLARILILGRNSPVNEPWPDVLGVAVVLLVTGMFMLGLEHSKAFSFIMSLGLFGLNAILSAVSWWRGDMLSWTKENYFQPDGISSLFLSTALLTYVYPSEWKQQHRNGRFTALIMTALVSISLLLTALCLSSVVHWKSHEEYVAVPLFNILDENGFHKLIPASACMLLLTSSAAFLELFPELYGIVVRLATSEFRILSKQISYESSDSGNPVLAVFIGGSLCAMLAFACPLQHLTYTLAASHMSSVFLRAFYLLYSPYRPKFMQPSSSSESSLSYSRLSTAPMAKSSSCSSATTASSSRLKRSLWNISLAKHGGLKKPKTKTKNKQELEKEWLLLGEPTSPCPQREGRDDVESTILSDGEPPPSDFEYPDKFDKSDSDTSTDIDAIVDEYRQKIKVTTAGPMERSVRVPTVSSWHVTIFALIVIGLGIALCLAGLLMQWPPAALTGTIGVMVIAIMMGFIPKYTGSVINVSPLICAMCLLFSVIFFSSCASHSWPGLAFWLIAGLIFVIRCDKYCCNCFDHTTIMNAQLIPSVSGKSSMDDGPSTSIRMPRPPKGMGVLTLPQPPRAR; from the exons CCTGCTGGACGTCCTGTGTAGCGGCAGTGGAGCTCGCCTGGCCCTTGGCACTTCGGTGATTTGCTATTTGATTGTCTACAATGAGGCCTCAGCGACAAGTTTGCTATTTGCCAGCTTATTAGCCACTGCCTATGGGGCCTTAGCCG cccGCTGCAAGACAAGTTTACGTGGTATCCAATATCCCTTTGTGAGAGCcacaaataaatttgatttctgTTGCCTGTTCTTGGCCATGTGGATGGATTCGTTGGCTGTTATGTGTGCTTGTGGAGCTTTGGCCAGGACATTAAGTTCCTGTCTGGATGTCATGACCGGCGGATTGGCACGCATACTCATATTAG GCCGCAATTCACCGGTCAATGAACCATGGCCAGATGTGCTGGGTGTTGCCGTCGTCCTATTGGTCACTGGAATGTTCATGCTAGGTCTAGAG CACTCGAAAGCCTTTAGTTTCATTATGTCTTTGGGTTTATTTGGCCTAAATGCAATACTAAGTGCCGTTAGCTGGTGGCGTGGCGATATGTTGTCATGGACCAAGGAAAATTACTTTCAACCCGATGGCATTAGCAGT TTATTCCTATCGACAGCCTTGTTGACCTATGTCTATCCCAGTGAATGGAAGCAACAACATCGAAATGGACGTTTTACAGCACTGATAATGACCGCCTTGGTGAGCATTTCTCTACTCCTGACGGCTCTGTGTCTCTCCTCGGTAGTGCACTGGAA ATCCCATGAAGAATATGTGGCTGTTCCTTTGTTCAATATTCTAGATGAAAATGGCTTCCACAAATTGATTCCTGCCTCGGCCTGCATGTTATTGTTAACCAGTTCAGCTGCCTTTTTGGAACTCTTCCCCGAACTGTATGGCATTGTGGTGCGCTTAGCCACTTCAGAGTTTCGTATACTATCCAAACAGATAAGTTACGAGAGCTCGGACAGTGGCAATCCAGTTCTGGCCGTGTTTATAGGCGGCAGCTTGTGTGCCATGCTGGCCTTTGCCTGTCCCCTGCAGCACTTGACTTACACTCTGGCCGCCAGTCACATGAGTTCGGTGTTCCTAAGAGCCTTTTATTTGCTGTATTCACCGTATAGACCCAAGTTCATGCAGCCAAGCAGTAGCAGTGAGTCCTCATTGTCCTATAGTCGCTTGTCCACAGCTCCCATGGCCAagagcagcagctgcagcagtgCCACCACAGCCAGTTCGAGCCGTTTGAAGCGGAGTCTGTGGAACATAAGTCTGGCCAAGCATGGAGGTCTCAAGAAGCCCAAGACTAAGACTAAGAACAAGCAAGAACTTGAAAAGGAATGGCTACTATTGGGCGAGCCCACTTCGCCCTGCCCGCAACGTGAGGGAAGGGACGATGTGGAGTCAACCATATTGTCAGATGGTGAGCCACCGCCTTCTGATTTTGAGTATCCAGATAAATTTGATAAAAGCGACTCGGATACCTCGACTGATATTGATGCCATAGTTGATGAGTATAGGCAAAAGATTAAG GTGACAACAGCTGGTCCCATGGAGCGTTCGGTTCGTGTGCCTACGGTGAGCTCCTGGCATGTTACGATATTTGCCCTGATTGTCATTGGCCTGGGCATTGCCCTTTGCTTGGCTGGTTTGCTAATGCAGTGGCCACCAGCGGCCCTAACTGGAACCATTGGTGTGATGGTGATTGCCATTATGATGGGTTTTATACCAAAATATACGGGCAGTGTAATCAATGTCAGTCCTCTGATCTGTGCCATGTGCCTTTTGTTTAGTGTGATCTTCTTCTCCTCATGTGCCAGTCATTCTTGGCCGGGTCTGGCTTTTTGGCTGATTGCTGGCCTAATTTTTGTCATACGTTGTGATAAATATTGCTGCAACTGTTTTGATCACACAACCATTATGAATGCCCAGCTAATACCCAGTGTTTCGGGCAAGAGTTCTATGGATGATGGGCCCTCGACCAGCATACGTATGCCCAGGCCACCGAAGGGCATGGGCGTGTTGACTCTACCCCAACCGCCGCGTGCCAGATGA
- the LOC6643759 gene encoding uncharacterized protein LOC6643759 yields the protein MLLSRSECVEILKNVLKQKSTTNDHKEEDVKLLDYNFVRDHTPMGYLGDYYELTLTYSNAADGNAKQEKLFIKSLPELSAEAQKEAIFKKEAWLYETLLADMQQYSKLKWRANCYFTRSDLLVLENVTLAGYHLSATTELCETSLFQLMHSLAAFHSASLIYEQQTEQNIGQEFGHYLQEITVASEIAWFTTGLSAVLAIIRSLPEFAANRDFIDSELLGIMEGIYVQAKPSDRYRNVLCHRDPWAGNIFFPSQPEQVALLVDFQTCRYTPPATDLAFSLYMNLSSAERERLASISLEIYYNALDANLQEFGLQAEQFLTKSELLKSFEEFRLFGVVYRAVAATIVKVPVEFVTNDFKYVDRSECLLRYMQENDAFNSYMLECCSEVMEVALKS from the exons atgcTGCTTTCGCGCTCCGAATGTGTTGAAATACTGAAAAATGTATTGAAACAAAAGTCAACAACAAATGATCATAAGGAAGAAGATGTCAAATTGTTGGATTATAATTTCGTGAGGGATCACACTCCAATGGGTTATCTAGGTGATTACTACGAACTGACTTTGACGTACAGCAAT GCAGCCGATGGAAATGCAAAGCAAGAGAAACTTTTCATCAAATCTTTGCCAGAGTTAAGTGCAGAAGCTCAAAAAGAGGCCATATTTAAAAAGGAGGCGTGGCTCTATGAAACATTACTTGCAGATATGCAACAATATT CAAAATTGAAATGGCGCGCCAATTGTTATTTTACCCGTTCCGATCTTTTGGTTTTGGAAAATGTTACTTTAGCTGGCTATCATCTATCAGCCACCACGGAATTGTGTGAAACGAGTCTCTTTCAATTGATGCATTCCCTGGCTGCATTTCATTCGGCCAGTTTGATCTACGAACAGCAGACAGAACAGAATATTGGCCAAGAATTTGGTCATTATTTGCAGGAAATAACTGTGGCATCGGAAATAGCCTGGTTTACTACAGGTCTCTCTGCTGTCTTGGCCATCATACGCAGTCTACCAGAGTTTGCTGCAAATCGTGATTTCATTGACTCTGAATTACTTGGCATTATGGAAGGCATTTATGTACAGGCCAAACCATCGGATCGATATCGTAATGTCCTCTGCCATCGCGATCCTTGGGCTGGTAACATATTCTTTCCATCACAGCCAGAGCAAGTGGCTCTTTTGGTAGACTTTCAAACATGTCGCTATACACCGCCAGCCACAGATCTAGCTTTCAGTCTATATATGAATCTCTCATCAGCGGAACGCGAACGATTGGCAAGCATTTCGTTGGAGATTTACTATAATGCTTTAGATGCAAATCTTCAAGAGTTTGGCCTGCAAGCAGAGCAATTCCTAACCAAATCTGAATTGCTGAAATCCTTTGAGGAATTCCGTTTATTTGGAGTGGTCTATAGAGCTGTGGCAGCCACCATAGTCAAGGTGCCTGTCGAATTTGTTACCAACGATTTTAAATATGTTGATCGTAGTGAATGCCTTTTGAGGTATATGCAGGAAAATGATGCCTTTAATTCATATATGTTAGAATGCTGTTCTGAAGTCATGGAGGTTGCCCTCAAATCTTGA
- the LOC6643760 gene encoding uncharacterized protein LOC6643760: protein MNLLNLDELLLIAQRTLEQKDVLILDSQLNRGSNDLLGYMGEYYKLNLNVQTRGDAIRNYNLIYFVKSLPYQNEPQKAECERKGVFPKESLIYAKILPNIQKYGTKKLFPKCYYCRQDVIVLEDLGQNYRHLNASTDSDSLDCCKLILEHLSELHACSIAWEEKENISIDQLYGEDLNELLLSRDNSWFMTGLKGIIFLAQRHPDYQDEWSQKFIKEKLYDILLKTEEFAKPSKYLRNSFCHRDAWQRNIFFKFPSTEDQTSPSSCCLVDFQLAKYCSPCLDVLFVLYMVVSAEQRKDVNEDCLEHYFNSLQSHFQRLGLPRDLVTRQRFLDECEQMRLAGLLMWALGEPQTRIKPQLSNRLRAEDPERFDYYLNEDRSGLYLKVIKEQPGYEQIIMTPIKELLEYILKTKQSEIMP from the exons atgaaTCTACTCAACTTGGATGAATTGCTACTAATAGCTCAAAGAACATTGGAGCAGAAGGATGTATTAATTTTGGATAGCCAATTAAATCGCGGTTCCAATGATCTACTGGGCTATATGGGAGAGTATTACAAGCTCAATTTGAATGTGCAAACACGTGGAGATGCCATACGAAACTAtaatttgatatattttgtGAAAAGTTTGCCCTATCAGAATGAACCGCAAAAGGCTGAATGCGAGCGTAAAGGAGTTTTTCCCAAAGAGTCACTTATTTATGCCAAAATATTGCCAAATATTCAGAAATATG GCACTAAGAAGCTGTTTCCCAAATGCTATTACTGTCGCCAGGATGTCATAGTCCTGGAGGATCTTGGGCAAAATTATAGACATCTCAATGCATCAACGGATAGTGATTCCTTAGATTGTTGCAAGTTAATCCTTGAGCATTTGAGTGAACTGCACGCTTGCAGCATAGCCTGggaggagaaggaaaatatCAGCATTGATCAGCTTTATGGAGAAGATCTAAACGAATTGTTATTGAGCAGGGATAACAGTTGGTTCATGACTGGCTTAAAG GGCATCATTTTCTTGGCTCAAAGGCATCCGGATTATCAAGATGAATGGTCACAGAAGTTCATCAAAGAGAAACTCTATGATATATTATTGAAAACGGAAGAGTTTGCGAAACCATCAAAATATCTGCGTAATTCCTTTTGCCATCGAGATGCCTGGCAGAGGAATATCTTCTTTAAATTCCCATCGACAGAAGATCAGACATCACCCTCATCATGCTGTTTAgttgattttcaattggctAAATATTGTTCGCCATGTTTGGATGTTTTATTTGTACTCTATATGGTCGTGTCGGCAGAGCAAAGAAAAGATGTAAATGAAGATTGCCTGGAGCACTATTTCAATTCACTACAATCTCATTTCCAACGACTTGGCCTGCCACGTGACCTTGTCACTAGGCAGCGATTTCTCGACGAGTGCGAACAGATGCGTCTGGCTGGTTTATTGATGTGGGCTCTGGGCGAACCACAGACAAGAATTAAGCCTCAACTATCAAATCGTTTGCGTGCCGAAGATCCCGAAAGATTTGATTACTATCTGAATGAAGATCGTAGTGGCTTATATCTGAAAGTCATAAAGGAGCAACCTGGCTACGAGCAAATAATTATGACACCCATTAAAGAGCTTCTGGAATACATTCTCAAAACTAAACAATCAGAGATAATGCCATAG